Genomic window (Buchnera aphidicola (Kaburagia rhusicola ensigallis)):
TTCAATCAGAAACTAATAAAATACTGCATTTAATGATTCATTCTCTATATTCTAATAAAGAAATATTTTTAAGAGAACTAATTTCTAATGCATCAGATGCTATTGATAAATTAAAATTTAAATCTATATCTTCACCAGAACTATACGAAAAAGATACAAAATTACATATTAGACTATATATAGATAAAAAAAACAATAGTCTAACAATTAGTGACAATGGGATAGGAATGACATACCAAGAAATAATTGATAATCTAGGCACGATAGCAAAATCTGGAACAAAGTTATTTTTAAAATCTTGCGAAAAATCTATTCAAGAAAAAAATAATTTTATTGGACAATTTGGAGTAGGATTCTATTCAGCATTCATTGTGTCTAAAAAAATAACAGTAAAAAGCAGATTTGGTGGTTTAAATGAAAGTGAAGGTGTGTTATGGGAATCTGAAGGAAAAGGAAAATACGAAGTTAGCAAAATCAATAAAAAACACAGGGGGACAAAAATAACTTTATATTTAAAATCACAAGACACTTGTTTTTTAGAACTATGGAATATAAAAAATATTATTAATAAATATTCCAATCATATTTCTGTTCCAATAGAAATTAATGTGTACAACGAAAAGACAAAAATGAGTGAATGGGAACAAATAAATCAAGCAAAAGCATTATGGACTTTAAAAAAATCTGAAATAACAGATGAGGAATACAAAAATTTTTATAAACAACTTACTAACGATTCTAATGACCCAATCATATGGACTCATAACAAAGTAGAAGGTATTCAAGAATATACAATTTTACTATTCATTCCTTCAAAATCAGCTTGGGATATCTGGAATAAAGACAATAAACATGGTTTAAAACTATATGTAAAACGCATATACATCATGGATAATGCAGAACAATTTTTACCCAACTATTTACGATTTGTAAAAGGTATCATTGATTCAGACAATTTACCATTAAATGTTTCTCGAGAAATATTACAAAATCATGAAATTATTTCAAAATTAAAAACAATACTAACAAAAAGAGTGCTAAAACTGCTACATGACCTTTCTAAAAATATTGATTCTTACAAATTATTTTGGTCTCAATTTGGTCTAATATTAAAAGAAGGTCCTGCTGAAGACCCTAAAAATCGCGATCTAATTGCTAATATTTTACGATTTTATTCCATGAAACAAAATTCTTCGGAAAATATGATTTCCTTAAGAAAGTACATTGATAACATGAGTGAAAAGCAAGAAAAAATTTATTTTATTACAGCAGATAGCTACTCTTCAGCCATAAATAGTCCTCATCTAGAATTTTTTAAACGAAAAAACATCGACGTATTATTGCTTGTTGACAAAATTGATGAATGGATGATGAATTATTTAACTGAATTTGATGGAAAATTATTCCAATCGATTAGTAAACACGATGAATCTATTGAAAAATTAAACGAAAATTCTAATGAGCTACAAAAAAATTTACATTCCAATATGGAATCTCTATTAGATAAAATAAGAAATATACTAAAAAACAAAATAAAAGATGTAAGATTTACTTATAAGTTAACACATACTCCTGCCATGGTTATTACAGATTCTCATGATATGACTACTCAAATGGCAAAGCTTTTTTCTGCTGCAGGGCAATCTGTCCCTAAAATAAAATATATTTTCGAAATCAACCCAAAACATGAATTAATTCAAAAAATCAATAAAGAACAAAACGAAGAAAAAATGAAAAACTGGATAAAAATATTATTTGATCAATCGCTTCTTGCAGAAAAAAACACTTTAGAAAATCCTAGTAAATTTATAACTAGAATAAATAATTTTTTAATAAATTGCAATTAACAACCAAATACAAAATGTACACTTATAATATTCATTTATATTAATTATTAACAATTAAAACAAATTTTTTAAACTCTAAAGGTATAAAAATGCGTATTGTTTTACTTGGAGCGCCAGGATCAGGAAAAGGAACGCAAGCTAAATTCATTGCAAAACGATATCGTATTCCAATCATATCCACTGGAGAAATATTAAGAAAATTAATACAAAATGACACTTTAATAAGCAAAAAAATTAAATATACCATTCATAATGGAAAATTAATTTCAGACAATATAGTCACAACACTAGTAAAAAACAGTATTTCTAAAATAAATTGTGATTCAGGATTCGTGCTCGACGGATTTCCACGAACTATATCTCAAGCACAAATAATTAAAAAAGAAAAAATACTTATTAATTATATTTTTGAATTAAAAATACCAAATGAAATGATTTTAAAACGCGTTCAAAAAAGAAGAATGAACTCAATATTAGAAACAATAAATGGTAATATAGAAGACAAAAATCAATCTCTCAAAAGCACAAATTATAAAAATATTGCTCATAGATATGACGACAATGAATTAATTATTAATACAAGATTAGAAGAGTATAAAAAATTTACAATACCCCTTATAAATTACTTTAATAAAAGCTCAATTATAAGAAAAATTAAATTTTATACTATAGATGGGACTAAAACTATATCAGAAATTAATGAAGAAATTAAAAATATCTTAGATTAATAATATTTTTATAAAAATAATTTATACATATATCTTATTTAATATTTTCTTGCGCTCTATAGGATTTGAACCTATGACCTACGGCTTAGAAGGCCGTTGCTCTATCCAACTGAGCTAAGAGCGCAATTTTCACTAAAAATTATAAAAAATGCAATTACTCATTTTATAAAAAATTAATTATTAAAAAAATAAAATATATTCATATTCCAATATATACCTTATAATAATATTATATACCATTAATTTTATTAACAGAACACTTTTTTTTATTTCTAAAAAAAATAAATAAAAAAATTAAATCGAGTTCATTTAATGTTTAAAAAAATTCTAAACGGACAAAAAATCTCCAATAAAATACAAACAAAAATAAAAAAACAGGTAAATCAAAGAATAAAAGAAGGAAAAAGACCACCAGGACTAGCAGTAATATTAATAGGAAACCATATAGCATCAGAAATTTATGTTGATAAAAAAAATATAGCCTGTAAAAAAGCAGGATTTTTTTCAAAAATATGGCACTTTTCTGAAAATGTTCAAGAAAACAAAATAATTAATCTGATAAACATTTTAAATCAAGACTCTAATATTGATGGAATTTTAATACAATTACCTATCCCTAAGCATATTAATATTAAAAATGTATTTAACAAAATTAATCCAAATAAAGACGTAGATGGATTTCATCCTTACAATATAGGTTGTTTATGCCAAAAAATTCCCAGATTACGTCCTTGTACTCCATTAGGGATAATTACAATGTTAAAATATTATAAAATTAATATAAAAGGTTTACATGCTGTTATAATAGGAGCTTCTAATACAGTTGGTCGACCAATGAATTTAGAGCTATTGTTATCTGGTTGTACCACTACGATTACTCATAGATTTACAACAAATCTTAAAAACTTTATTAAACAAGCGGACTTAATAGTCATTGCAATAGGACAAGAAAAATTTTTAAAAGGAAAATGGATTAAACCAGGAGCGATAATAATTGATGTAGGAATTAATAGACTTAGAAACGGGACAATAGTAGGGGATGTAGATTTCGAATCAGCTATTTTAAATGCATCATACATAACCCCTGTTCCAGGAGGAGTTGGACCTATGACTGTAGCAACATTACTACAAAATACTTTAAAAGCTTGTATAGAATATAATTTCATTTAAAACATTAAATAAAATCTACAAAATTGTACCGTTATCAAAATTATTTCACTTTTCTCCAAAAAGTGTTACATTTTGAATCTTCTAAAACAATACCTAAATTTAATAAATGTCTTCTTATTTTATCCGATTTGATCCAGTTTTTTCTTTTGCGCGCTTCTTCTCGCTCTTTTATTAAAAAATTAATATTGCTTATTTCATCAGAACACAATTGATTAGTTTTTTTTAAAAAATCCTCAGGATCTTTTAACAAAATACCCAAAATACTACCTAACTCCCTCAATTCATTAGCTAACATTAAAATTTTATTATCATTTTTATCATATCTTAACTTTAAAACATTTATTTTATGAGATATTTTAGATAATATAGATAAAGCGCTAGGAGTATTAAAATCATTATCTAACGCCGCATGAAATTCTACTTTAAACAAATAATAATCTATATCACATGGTATAGAAAAATCAATATTTCTTAAAGATAAATATAACTTTTGCAGTAATTGATTAGATTTATTTAAATTTTTTTCGCAAAAATGTAAAGGATGACGATAATGCGTTGACAGTAAAAAAAAACGAATACTCTCCGAGTCATATTGAGCTAAAAGATCTTTTAAAAGAAAAGCATTTCCTAAAGATTTAGACATTTTTTGATTTTTAGTAATAACCAGTTCAGTATGTATCCAGTGACCCACAGAAAATTCTCTATTAATACAACTTGATTGTGCAAATTCATTTTCATGATGAGGAAACAATAAATCCTTTCCTCCACCATGAATATCAATTCTATCTTTAAAAATAGATGTACTCATAGACGAACATTCAATATGCCACCCAGGACGTCCTTTACCCCATGGAGAATTCCAAAAACATGCGTCATTTGTTTTCGCGACTTTCCATAAAACAAAATCTAGTGGATTACGCTTATTCATATTTTTAGATATACGTACTCCAACTTTTAATCTATTTATACATTGACGAGAAAGTAACCCATAACTTGGATATCTATCAATAGAAAATATTACATCGCCATTATTTGATATATATGCATAGTCATTCTTTAATAATTTTATAATAAACTGAATAATAATATCTATGTTCTCTGTAGCACGAGGTTCATAGTCTGGACTAATAATATTTAAATCTAAAAAATCCTTATTCATTTGATCGATCATACGATTAGATAAATCTAAAATAGTCTCATTATTTTTCATAGATTGAAAAATAATTTTGTCATCAATATCTGTAATATTACGCACATATTGTAAATCATAACCACAATAACGCAAATAACGTGATACTACATCAAAAAAAACAAAAGTTCGACCATGACCAACATGACAAAAATCATATGCAGTCACACCGCATACGTACATTTTAATTTTTTTATCTAAACCCAATTTTAACGTTTCATATTTTTGAGTAAAAGAGTTAAATATATTCAACATGATAATTATCTTTTAAAACGAGAAAAATTACATTATATATATATAATTCATGTTTATATTAAAACATCCATGCTATAATATTACGGATTTTAAAGTAATATAATAAAACAATTAAAGTAACTAAAATAACATTATTAAAAAAATAAGATATTATGCATTTTTTAAAAATTATTGTATACAAAAAACCTATTCATCTTTGTTGTTTAATATAAAAAATTTATCATTTAATATTAAATTAATGTAACATTTTGTAGTTATAAGAATAACTAAAATGTTTATAAACTAGTTTTTACACTAATCTATACATTAATTTTATCTTCACAATAGTAAAATGCTAATAAAGTAATAAAGCTATAAATATAACTGTTTCTAAAAATAGAAATTGTCTACTGTCTATTAGTAAAATAAAATATTACAAAATCTAAACATAGGAACGGATATGAAAAATAAACTTGAAAAAATGTTACAATTTCCTTGTTTATTTACTTATAAAGTGATTGGATTAGCTCAACCTGAACTGATCGATCAAATAGTAAAAGTAATTCAATGTAAATTGCCAGGTGATTATACTCCACAAATAAAATCTAGCAATAAAGGAAATTATCTATCTGTTTCTATCACAATTTTTGCTAGTAATTTCGAACAAATAGAAAACTTATATCACGAACTAAGCAACATTAACATAGTTCGAATGGTACTATAAATACAATTTTAAAACAATATATTTCCATAAAATAAAATGTTTATATCAAAAATAAAACATCCTGTATTTTTTATAAATATTTAAAATATGTAATGCAGCAATAAGCTGCATTACAAAATTTAAAATATTTATAACGATCTTAACAAATATTATAAACTAATAACATTAGCCGCTGATGGCCCTTTTGCTCCTTCGGTAATTTCGAATTCAACACTTTGACCTTCTGATAAAGTTTTAAATCCGTTGCTTTGGATAGCTGAAAAATGAACGAAAACATCTTTGCTTCCATCTTCAGGAGTAATGAAACCAAACCCTTTAGATTCATTAAACCACTTCACATTACCTTTAATCTTAGACATCTATATTACCTTCAAATGAAAATATACACTAAACTTAAGTAACAAGCTAGTACAACGATGATTGATTATTTTATTTTTAACTTTAATAAAACATTATTGATACAAAAAAATAAAAATATTAAACTCAAGCAAATAGACAAAGCATTATCTATTTCAGATAAATACTAATCTATTTTTTAATGTGTTATGTTACACAATATAATACTATTTTATATTGATTTCAAAATTATATATAAAAAAAAATCCGAAATAATTCGGATTTTTACAACCTGGCAATTTCCTACTCTCACACAGGGAATCCCTGTACTACCATCGGCGTTGAAATGTTTCACTTCTGAGTTCGACATGGTTTCAGGTGGTACCATAACACTATTTTTACCAGGTTGTTTAAAATATTTGAATATTGAATATATTGATATTTAAATAATCAAAATCGGATTACAAGAAATAAATATTTAAAAGATTATTTAAACATCTCTGGTGTTGTAAGATTAAGCCTCTCGGGTCATTAGTACTGGTTAGCTCAACATATTACTATGCTTACACACCCAGCCTATCAACGTCGTAATCTTCAACGTCCCTTCAGTCAACATTAACATGTTTCAGGGAAGACTAATCTTGGAGCAAGTTTCGTACTTATATGCTTTCAGCACTTATCTTTTCCGCATTTAGCTACCGGGCAATGCCATTGGCATGACAACCCGAACACCAGAGATGCGTCCACTTCGGTCCTCTCGTACTAGAAGTAGATCTCCTCAATCTTCCTACGCCCACGGCAGATAGGGACCGAACTGTCTCACGACGTTCTAAACCCAGCTCGCGTACCACTTTAAATGGCGAACAGCCATACCCTTGGGACCTGCTTCAGCCCCAGGATGTGATGAGCCGACATCGAGGTGCCAAACACCGCCGTCGATATGAACTCTTGGGCGGTATCAGCCTGTTATCCCCGGAGTACCTTTTATTTGTTGAGCGATGGCCTTTCCATACAGAAACCACCGGATCACTAAGACCTGCTTTCGCATCTGCTTGCGTTATCACGCTCACAGTTAAACTGGCTTATGCCTTTGCACTAACCTTACGATGTCCAACCGTAATTAGCCAATCTTTGTACTCCTCCGTTACTCTTTAGGAGGAGACCGCCCCAGTCAAACTACCCACCAGACACTGTCTCTATACCGGATTACGGAATTAGATTAGAAGATTAACTATTAAAGGGTGGTATTTCAAGGTCGACTCCACTTAAACTAGCGTCTAAAATTCACAGTCTCCCACCTATCCTACACATTAAAAATTAATATTCAGTATCAAGCTATAGTAAAGGTTCACGGGGTCTTTCCGTCTTGCCGCGGGTACACTGCATCTTCACAGCAATTTCAATTTCACTGAGTCTCGGGTGGAGACAGCCTGGCCATCATTACGCCATTCGTGCAGGTCGGAACTTACCCGACAAGGAATTTCGCTACCTTAGGACCGTTATAGTTACGGCCGCCGTTTACCGGGGCTTCAGTCTAGAGCTTTAGGTTTCCCTTAACTCCTTCGATTAACCTTCCGGCACCGGGCAGGCGTCACACCGTATACTTCCACTTTCGTGTTTGCACAGTGCTGTGTTTTTAATAAACAGTTGCAGCCAGCCGTTATCTTAGACTGATTTCAGCTTATAAAAGTAAATTTTATGCACCTAATATCAGTGTGCCTTCTCCCGAAGTTACGGCACTATTTTGCCTAGTTCCTTCACCCGAGTTCTCTCAAGCGCCTTAGTATGCTCTACTTAACCACCTGTGTCGGTTTTGGGTACGATTTAATATTATTTTATAGTTTAGAGGCTTTTCTTGGAAGCATGGTATCAGTTACTTCACTACAATATAGTAGTTCGTCATTACGCCTCAGATTAAAGAAAACCGGATTTGCCTAATTTTCATACCTACACGCTTAAGCCAGGACAACCGTCGCCTGGTTAACTTAACCTCCTTCGTCCCCCCTTCACAATAATACTAAGCACAGGAATATTAACCTGTTATCCATCGATTACGCCTTTCGGCCTCACCTTAGGTATCGGCTTACCCTGCCTCGATTACCGTTGGACAGGAAACCTTGGTATTTCGGCGAATAGGTTTTTCACCCATTTTATCGTTACTCATGTCAGCATTCGCACTTCTGATACCTCCAACATACTTTACAATATATCTTCATCGGCTTACAGAACGCTCCCCTACCCAATAAATATATAACTTTATTGCCGCAGCTTCGGTACATAATTTAGCCCCGTTACATCTTCCGCGCAGGCTGACTCGACCAGTGAGCTATTACGCTTTCTTTAAATGATGGCTGCTTCTAAGCCAACATCCTGGCTGTTTATGCCTTCCCACATCGTTTCCCACTTAACTATGATTTTGGGACCTTAGCTGGCGGTCTGGGTTGTTTCCCTTTCCACAACGAACGTTAGCACCCGCTGTGTGTCTCCCGTGATAACATTCTACGGTATTCGGAGTTTGCATCGGATTGGTAAGCCAGGATGGCCCCCTAACCGAAACAGTGCTCTACCCCCGAAGATGAATTCACGAGGCGCTACCTAAATAGCTTTCGGGGAGAACCAGCTATCTCCCGGTTTGATTGGCCTTTCACCCCTAACCATAAGTCATCCGCTGATTTTTCAACATCAGTCGGTTCGGTCCTCCAGTTAGTTTTACCTAACCTTCAACCTGCTCATGGCTAGATCACCGGGTTTCGGGTCTGTATCCTGAAACTAAAATCGCCTATTTAGGACTCGGTTTCCCTACGGCTCCCCTATTTTAAAATCGGTTAACCTTGCTACAGAATACAAGTCGCTGACCCATTATACAAAAGGTACGCAGTCACCTCTTAAAAACAAGGCTCCTACTGCTTGTACGTATACGGTTTCAGGTTCTATTTCACTCCCCTAACCGGGGTTCTTTTCGCCTTTCCCTCACGGTACTAG
Coding sequences:
- the folD gene encoding bifunctional methylenetetrahydrofolate dehydrogenase/methenyltetrahydrofolate cyclohydrolase FolD — translated: MFKKILNGQKISNKIQTKIKKQVNQRIKEGKRPPGLAVILIGNHIASEIYVDKKNIACKKAGFFSKIWHFSENVQENKIINLINILNQDSNIDGILIQLPIPKHINIKNVFNKINPNKDVDGFHPYNIGCLCQKIPRLRPCTPLGIITMLKYYKINIKGLHAVIIGASNTVGRPMNLELLLSGCTTTITHRFTTNLKNFIKQADLIVIAIGQEKFLKGKWIKPGAIIIDVGINRLRNGTIVGDVDFESAILNASYITPVPGGVGPMTVATLLQNTLKACIEYNFI
- the cspE gene encoding transcription antiterminator/RNA stability regulator CspE, translated to MSKIKGNVKWFNESKGFGFITPEDGSKDVFVHFSAIQSNGFKTLSEGQSVEFEITEGAKGPSAANVISL
- the cysS gene encoding cysteine--tRNA ligase, whose product is MLNIFNSFTQKYETLKLGLDKKIKMYVCGVTAYDFCHVGHGRTFVFFDVVSRYLRYCGYDLQYVRNITDIDDKIIFQSMKNNETILDLSNRMIDQMNKDFLDLNIISPDYEPRATENIDIIIQFIIKLLKNDYAYISNNGDVIFSIDRYPSYGLLSRQCINRLKVGVRISKNMNKRNPLDFVLWKVAKTNDACFWNSPWGKGRPGWHIECSSMSTSIFKDRIDIHGGGKDLLFPHHENEFAQSSCINREFSVGHWIHTELVITKNQKMSKSLGNAFLLKDLLAQYDSESIRFFLLSTHYRHPLHFCEKNLNKSNQLLQKLYLSLRNIDFSIPCDIDYYLFKVEFHAALDNDFNTPSALSILSKISHKINVLKLRYDKNDNKILMLANELRELGSILGILLKDPEDFLKKTNQLCSDEISNINFLIKEREEARKRKNWIKSDKIRRHLLNLGIVLEDSKCNTFWRKVK
- the htpG gene encoding molecular chaperone HtpG, translating into MNSNKKEIHEFQSETNKILHLMIHSLYSNKEIFLRELISNASDAIDKLKFKSISSPELYEKDTKLHIRLYIDKKNNSLTISDNGIGMTYQEIIDNLGTIAKSGTKLFLKSCEKSIQEKNNFIGQFGVGFYSAFIVSKKITVKSRFGGLNESEGVLWESEGKGKYEVSKINKKHRGTKITLYLKSQDTCFLELWNIKNIINKYSNHISVPIEINVYNEKTKMSEWEQINQAKALWTLKKSEITDEEYKNFYKQLTNDSNDPIIWTHNKVEGIQEYTILLFIPSKSAWDIWNKDNKHGLKLYVKRIYIMDNAEQFLPNYLRFVKGIIDSDNLPLNVSREILQNHEIISKLKTILTKRVLKLLHDLSKNIDSYKLFWSQFGLILKEGPAEDPKNRDLIANILRFYSMKQNSSENMISLRKYIDNMSEKQEKIYFITADSYSSAINSPHLEFFKRKNIDVLLLVDKIDEWMMNYLTEFDGKLFQSISKHDESIEKLNENSNELQKNLHSNMESLLDKIRNILKNKIKDVRFTYKLTHTPAMVITDSHDMTTQMAKLFSAAGQSVPKIKYIFEINPKHELIQKINKEQNEEKMKNWIKILFDQSLLAEKNTLENPSKFITRINNFLINCN
- a CDS encoding nucleoside monophosphate kinase, coding for MRIVLLGAPGSGKGTQAKFIAKRYRIPIISTGEILRKLIQNDTLISKKIKYTIHNGKLISDNIVTTLVKNSISKINCDSGFVLDGFPRTISQAQIIKKEKILINYIFELKIPNEMILKRVQKRRMNSILETINGNIEDKNQSLKSTNYKNIAHRYDDNELIINTRLEEYKKFTIPLINYFNKSSIIRKIKFYTIDGTKTISEINEEIKNILD
- the ybeD gene encoding DUF493 family protein YbeD, which produces MKNKLEKMLQFPCLFTYKVIGLAQPELIDQIVKVIQCKLPGDYTPQIKSSNKGNYLSVSITIFASNFEQIENLYHELSNINIVRMVL